A single genomic interval of Camelina sativa cultivar DH55 chromosome 11, Cs, whole genome shotgun sequence harbors:
- the LOC104729053 gene encoding putative inactive flavonol synthase 2 yields the protein MEVERDQHTSLLAETIPIVDLSNLDEEQVSRAVVKASEEWGIFHVVNHGIPMDLIGRLKEVGAQFFDLPETEKNAVAKQAGSKDFEGYTTNLKYVKGEVWAENLFHRIWPPSCINFSYWPKNPPQYREVIEEYTKETKKLSERFLGYLSEGLGLTREALIQGLGGESTEYVMRINNYPPDPKPDLTLGVPEHTDIIGIAIIVTNEVSGLQIFKDDRWFDVHYIPTAITVNIGDQILRLSNGKYKNVLHRAIVDKEKKRMSWPIFVDANPDVVIRPLPELINDDNPAKFKPITCKDFKYRRLLKLPVE from the exons ATGGAGGTCGAGAGAGACCAACACACATCTCTTCTGGCCGAGACGATCCCAATAGTCGATCTAAGCAACCTTGACGAAGAGCAAGTGTCTCGTGCGGTGGTGAAAGCGAGCGAAGAGTGGGGGATTTTTCACGTGGTTAATCATGGAATCCCGATGGATCTGATAGGGCGGTTGAAAGAGGTTGGTGCACAGTTCTTTGATCTCCCGGAGACAGAGAAGAATGCCGTAGCCAAACAAGCTGGCTCCAAAGACTTTGAAGGTTACACCACGAATCTCAAGTATGTCAAAGGAGAAGTTTGGGCCGAGAATCTTTTTCACAGAATCTGGCCACCCTCGTGTATCAATTTTAGTTACTGGCCCAAAAATCCTCCTCAATACAG GGAAGTGATTGAGGAGTACACAAAGGAGACTAAGAAGCTATCAGAGAGGTTTTTGGGGTATTTATCAGAGGGACTAGGGCTAACACGTGAGGCTTTGATACAAGGTCTTGGCGGCGAATCGACCGAGTATGTAATGAGGATCAACAACTACCCTCCTGACCCCAAACCGGATTTGACTCTGGGAGTACCAGAGCACACTGATATCATCGGGATCGCGATCATCGTCACCAACGAAGTTTCAGGGCTCCAAATTTTCAAGGACGATCGCTG GTTCGATGTCCACTACATTCCCACTGCCATAACCGTCAACATTGGCGATCAGATTCTG AGGCTGAGCAATGGCAAGTACAAGAATGTGTTGCATAGAGCAATTGTGGATAAGGAAAAGAAGAGGATGTCATGGCCGATTTTTGTGGATGCTAATCCTGATGTGGTCATCAGACCGTTGCCGGAGCTAATTAACGACGATAATCCCGCTAAGTTCAAGCCTATTACATGCAAGGACTTTAAGTACCGTAGACTCCTTAAACTTCCAGTCGAGTGA
- the LOC104726979 gene encoding flavonol synthase 3-like, with protein sequence MEINTNQDISSPDIPVIDLSNHDEKLVARAVVKASEEWGIFQVVNHGIPMELIRRLQEVGSQFFELPESEKEAVAKPEDSMDIEGYMTKYEDAARNAWVDHLFHRIWPPSKVNYRFWPKNPPEYREVNEEYASHMKKLAEKIMEWLSEGLGLQREALKEGLGGETVEYLMKINYYPPCPDMDLVLGVPGHSDINGITLLVANDPLGLQVFKDDHWIDTKYTTSGGIIVIIGDQFLRMSNGKYKSVQHRATRDKEKTRISWPVFVESNLDHVYGPLPELISGDDGAPKFKSYVYKDYKFRKLNWLTLD encoded by the exons ATGGAGATAAATACAAACCAAGACATTTCTTCGCCGGACATCCCCGTCATTGATCTAAGTAACCATGATGAAAAGCTTGTGGCACGTGCGGTTGTAAAAGCGAGCGAAGAGTGGGGGATTTTTCAGGTGGTTAACCACGGAATCCCAATGGAGCTGATAAGGCGGTTGCAAGAAGTGGGATCACAGTTCTTTGAGCTTCCGGAGTCGGAGAAGGAAGCCGTAGCAAAGCCAGAGGACTCCATGGACATAGAAGGATACATGACCAAGTACGAGGATGCAGCTAGAAACGCATGGGTCGATCATCTCTTTCACAGGATCTGGCCACCATCGAAAGTTAACTACAGATTCTGGCCTAAAAACCCTCCTGAATACAG GGAGGTGAATGAGGAGTACGCAAGTCACATGAAGAAGCTAGCAGAGAAAATCATGGAATGGTTATCAGAAGGGTTAGGGTTACAGCGTGAGGCGTTGAAGGAAGGTCTAGGCGGCGAAACGGTGGAGTATCTGATGAAGATCAATTACTATCCGCCGTGTCCGGATATGGATTTGGTCCTTGGAGTTCCTGGTCACTCCGATATCAATGGTATCACGCTCTTGGTCGCTAATGATCCCTTAGGACTCCAGGTTTTCAAAGATGACCACTGGATAGATACAAAGTATACCACTTCTGGTGGGATCATCGTCATCATTGGTGATCAATTCCTA AGGATGAGCAATGGGAAGTATAAGAGTGTGCAGCACAGAGCGACGAGGGATAAGGAGAAGACGAGAATCTCGTGGCCGGTTTTTGTGGAATCTAACCTTGATCATGTCTACGGACCTTTGCCGGAGCTAATTTCCGGCGACGATGGTGCTCCCAAATTTAAGTCTTATGTCTACAAAGATTACAAATTTCGTAAGCTTAATTGGCTTACTCTTGATTGA
- the LOC104729056 gene encoding probable flavonol synthase 5 yields MEDERNHNTSSSSLPSLCKQLASPNLGGRMELDIPVVDLSVSDEEFLVHEVMKASEEWGIFQVVNHGIPEELMRQLQVVGKQFYDLPEAEKEAVAKDEGIEGYKKNYLEGGKSWDEHLLHRLSPPSIINYKYWPXSRTTNLQYKLKFQSF; encoded by the coding sequence ATGGAAGACGAGAGAAACCACAAcacatcttcttcgtctctccCCTCTTTGTGTAAGCAATTGGCGAGCCCAAATCTTGGGGGACGCATGGAACTGGACATTCCCGTCGTTGATCTAAGCGTTTCTGATGAAGAGTTCCTGGTGCATGAGGTGATGAAAGCGAGTGAAGAGTGGGGAATTTTTCAGGTGGTTAACCACGGGATTCCGGAGGAGCTGATGCGGCAGCTGCAAGTGGTTGGGAAGCAGTTTTACGACCTCCCGGAGGCAGAAAAGGAAGCAGTGGCGAAAGATGAAGGCATTGAAGGATACAAGAAGAACTATCTAGAAGGTGGTAAGTCTTGGGACGAACATCTGCTTCACAGACTCTCCCCACCCTCAATCATCAACTATAAGTATTGGCCTANTTCCAGAACTACAAATCTACAATATAAGTTGAAATTCCAGAGCTTCTAA